A single region of the Pontibacter kalidii genome encodes:
- a CDS encoding GtrA family protein: MFTFLKAQAASLVASAVDFLVTIIAVELLGLWYMAGTMVGTVSGGVTHFALGRTWVFKASDKTIPAQALKYVLVWNGSMLLNASGVYVITRYGGLNYVYSKMITSLLVGVLYNYIIQKRYVFKKEYI; encoded by the coding sequence ATGTTCACCTTCCTGAAGGCACAAGCTGCCTCTCTGGTAGCATCTGCTGTCGATTTTCTGGTGACAATCATAGCCGTGGAGCTGCTAGGCCTATGGTATATGGCCGGCACCATGGTGGGTACTGTCTCAGGTGGTGTAACACACTTTGCCTTGGGCAGAACCTGGGTTTTTAAGGCCTCAGATAAAACGATACCCGCACAGGCACTTAAATACGTGCTGGTCTGGAACGGCAGCATGTTGCTAAACGCTTCGGGTGTATATGTGATCACACGTTACGGAGGACTCAACTATGTTTACTCTAAAATGATCACCTCATTGCTCGTGGGAGTTCTCTATAACTATATAATCCAAAAAAGATATGTATTCAAGAAAGAATATATATAA
- a CDS encoding phosphatidylglycerophosphatase A family protein translates to MMRIHKLVSTSLGIGYIGKGGGTVAAVVTCLCLYAVHLAGGDQLVWWLPTVTALLTALGVWSAGEVEPLWGKDDKKVVIDEVAGMCISLLFIPITPGSLMVGLFLFRFFDIVKPLYIRRLEKIGGGLGVMLDDVVAGVYANIILQTLLYFKIL, encoded by the coding sequence ATGATGAGAATACACAAACTAGTTTCCACCAGCCTGGGCATTGGCTATATAGGAAAGGGAGGAGGTACGGTAGCCGCTGTGGTCACCTGCCTTTGCCTTTACGCCGTGCACCTGGCTGGTGGGGACCAGCTTGTGTGGTGGCTGCCTACAGTAACGGCATTATTAACAGCCTTAGGTGTATGGTCTGCCGGCGAGGTGGAGCCGCTCTGGGGCAAAGATGATAAAAAAGTAGTGATAGACGAGGTGGCGGGCATGTGCATCAGTTTGTTGTTCATACCTATCACACCCGGCTCTCTCATGGTTGGCCTTTTTCTGTTTCGGTTTTTCGATATCGTAAAGCCGCTGTACATCAGGAGGCTGGAGAAAATAGGTGGAGGTTTAGGCGTCATGCTTGACGACGTCGTGGCGGGCGTTTACGCAAATATTATTTTACAGACTCTTTTATACTTCAAGATACTCTAA
- a CDS encoding inositol-3-phosphate synthase, with product MEYQVKQAEGRLGVLLPGLGAVATTFIAGVEAIRKGISQPIGSLSQMGNIRLGKRTENRNPLIKDFVPLANLSDLVFGGWDVYEDNVYEAAVNAKVLEPGLLHALRPELEAIKPMKAVFDKAYARNLDGTNIKEAATKYELAEALMEDMRNFKEENGCDRLVIVWCGSTEIYAEISEVHETIAAFEEGLRKNDPRIAPSMIYAYSAVKMGVPFANGAPNLTVDIPAIVELAKQNGVAISGKDFKTGQTLMKTILAPGLQARALGIKGWFSSNILGNRDGLVLDDPENFKTKEVSKLGVLEDILHPADNPELYGDIYHKIRINYYPPHGDNKESWDNIDIFGWLGYQMQIKINFLCRDSILAAPIVLDLALFTDLAQRAGMSGIQEWLSFYYKSPQTAEGLRPEHDIFKQLIKLQNTLRHIMGEDLITHLGLDYYEDFVEEER from the coding sequence ATGGAATATCAAGTAAAACAAGCCGAAGGGCGCCTAGGCGTATTGCTACCAGGACTTGGAGCAGTTGCCACCACTTTTATAGCCGGAGTTGAGGCCATTCGCAAAGGGATTTCGCAGCCAATCGGCTCGCTTTCTCAGATGGGCAATATCCGTTTGGGCAAGCGAACAGAAAACCGCAACCCGCTTATAAAGGACTTTGTGCCATTGGCAAACCTGAGCGACCTTGTGTTCGGGGGCTGGGATGTGTATGAGGATAACGTGTATGAAGCGGCTGTAAACGCTAAGGTGTTGGAGCCAGGGCTGCTGCATGCCCTTAGGCCTGAACTGGAAGCAATTAAGCCAATGAAAGCCGTTTTTGACAAAGCCTATGCCAGGAACCTGGACGGCACGAACATAAAAGAGGCTGCCACCAAGTATGAGCTGGCAGAGGCGCTGATGGAGGACATGCGCAACTTTAAGGAGGAGAACGGCTGCGACCGCCTCGTCATTGTGTGGTGCGGTTCTACGGAGATTTACGCAGAGATCAGTGAGGTGCACGAGACAATCGCGGCTTTTGAGGAAGGCTTGCGCAAGAACGATCCGCGCATCGCGCCAAGTATGATTTATGCCTACTCTGCTGTGAAGATGGGTGTTCCTTTTGCTAACGGAGCTCCGAACCTGACAGTGGATATTCCTGCCATCGTAGAACTGGCAAAGCAAAACGGTGTGGCCATTTCTGGCAAGGACTTTAAGACAGGTCAGACGCTGATGAAGACCATCCTTGCGCCAGGCCTGCAGGCCAGGGCACTGGGTATCAAAGGCTGGTTCTCCTCCAATATCCTGGGCAACCGTGATGGGCTTGTACTCGATGATCCGGAAAACTTCAAGACGAAAGAAGTATCGAAGCTGGGCGTGCTGGAGGATATCCTGCATCCTGCCGACAATCCGGAATTGTACGGAGACATTTACCACAAAATCCGCATCAACTACTATCCTCCTCACGGAGACAACAAAGAGAGCTGGGATAATATTGACATCTTTGGCTGGCTGGGCTACCAGATGCAGATCAAAATTAACTTCCTGTGCCGCGACTCTATCCTGGCGGCGCCTATCGTACTGGACCTGGCCCTGTTCACGGACCTGGCGCAACGTGCTGGCATGAGTGGAATTCAGGAGTGGTTGTCTTTCTACTACAAGTCGCCACAAACGGCTGAAGGCCTGCGTCCGGAGCATGATATCTTTAAACAGCTCATCAAACTGCAGAACACGCTGCGCCACATCATGGGCGAGGACCTGATCACACACCTGGGCCTTGACTATTACGAAGACTTTGTGGAAGAAGAGCGTTAA
- a CDS encoding NAD-dependent epimerase/dehydratase family protein — translation MTERVLITGGSGFVGYHLIEAAVQAGLEVYAAVRPSSEVAHLQAFGIKYTSLDFSDVDAIKRELEEKQYHYIIHAAGITKAKQAGDYVRVNAEYTRNLGEAAAGAGIPLKKFVFISSLAALGPTAYEEVIPIHEASAAMPVTAYGKSKLLAEKYLAEVERLPLVVLRPTAVYGPREKDIFIILKTLNLGLEPYIGSKPQWLSFVYVKDLAKAVIQALGASINGASYNVSDGNRYNRYALASTTKYILGKKSVRIHMPIGMVRVMARLLEALYATSSKMPALNKEKLNELAAENWHCSIDKLKEELGFVPEYDLEKGLQQTLQWYKENKWL, via the coding sequence ATGACAGAGCGGGTACTGATTACGGGAGGCAGTGGCTTTGTAGGCTATCATTTGATTGAGGCCGCCGTGCAGGCAGGGTTGGAGGTGTATGCTGCAGTGCGCCCAAGCAGCGAAGTCGCCCACCTGCAGGCTTTCGGCATTAAGTATACTTCCCTTGATTTCTCTGATGTGGATGCCATAAAGCGTGAACTGGAGGAAAAGCAGTACCACTACATCATCCATGCGGCAGGTATAACCAAGGCAAAGCAAGCAGGTGACTATGTGAGGGTAAACGCAGAGTACACCAGAAACCTGGGAGAAGCAGCGGCAGGGGCAGGTATACCGCTGAAAAAGTTTGTCTTCATCAGCAGCCTGGCGGCACTAGGGCCTACTGCTTATGAGGAGGTAATACCTATCCATGAGGCGAGTGCTGCGATGCCAGTTACAGCTTATGGGAAGAGCAAGCTGCTGGCCGAAAAATACCTGGCTGAGGTAGAGAGGCTTCCGCTGGTGGTACTACGGCCTACTGCCGTCTACGGCCCCCGTGAGAAAGACATCTTTATCATCCTCAAAACGCTGAACCTGGGGCTGGAACCCTACATTGGCAGCAAGCCGCAGTGGCTGAGCTTTGTCTATGTGAAGGACCTGGCAAAAGCGGTGATACAAGCACTGGGAGCAAGTATAAATGGAGCGAGCTACAATGTGTCTGATGGCAACAGGTACAATCGCTATGCGCTTGCCAGCACCACTAAGTACATTCTGGGAAAGAAATCAGTTCGGATACACATGCCGATAGGCATGGTGCGTGTGATGGCCCGGTTACTGGAGGCACTATATGCTACCAGCAGTAAGATGCCTGCGCTGAACAAGGAGAAGCTTAACGAGCTAGCGGCGGAGAACTGGCACTGCAGCATCGATAAGCTAAAAGAAGAACTGGGCTTTGTGCCGGAGTATGACCTGGAAAAGGGCCTCCAGCAGACCCTGCAGTGGTACAAAGAGAACAAATGGTTATAA